The genomic stretch AACATTGGTGCAGATACCAAAGTTGATGGCTGCACGTGTGCTGATGGGTTCACTCCAGTACTTGGAGAATTGGTAAGACTGAAACCAGATGAACTAGAACCAACAGCATTACCAATTATGGCATTTCGATAGGACTGAGGAACATAACTACGAGTAGCTGATGAAGGATCAGGACCCAGCCAGCCAGCTGCACTAACTGAACGAGCAAGTAAAGGAGTTGTTTGGACCAGGGAGACAGGGGCAGCAGTTGGCCTTGGACCAGGCACCAGAGGAGCACTGGAGGGCCTCGACATGGCAGGCAATTGTTGTGGAGTTGGTTTGTCAGACTGTTTTACAGTTGATGCATTCTGGGTCTCGGGTTTGGGAATAGCAGCATTTTTGGGGGAGGTAATTGACGGGGCAGCTTTATCAGCCTGCTGTGAGCAATTTGAAGATGCTTTCTTAACTAGACCAAGATCCATGGTTGCTGAACCCTTGCTTTCTAACTTCAGTGGTACAGTGGATGGGACATTTTTAGGACTTCTTTGAGGGCTTCTGGGAGAAGATGGCACAGCTGCTGTCTTTTCTTTAGGTCTTTCAACATCAACCAGGTCTTTGTCACTCATCTGCTTTTGCATAGAAACAACTTTGTCTTCCTATTTCATAGAAAAGAAATGCCCTTCAAGGAATATCCAACTACAACAGATTATATGTATCCATGAAAATAAAGCAGCATTCAgaaattgaaaagcaaaagatttaaaaaattcaactcaAATTGAGAGGAAAAGGGGGGGTATAAATTCACATTGCAGCAAAACCTTCAAGAGTTGCCTTTCAACTTCAttggaattaaaaaatgaaagggaaaataaagaaaagaagagtttCATAGCAAAGACAGCTAAACACTCCTTTGCGTTGATTAATTCCTAAATTCTAAAGAACATATTCTATGCTcctaaaggaaaaacaattccTCTTCCCCAAACGAGGAAGAgagaaacaataattaaaaaacacaggaaaaaaaataggaagaagaaaatggagggaaaacaatttaaaaacacttgtTCTGTAGGAGCAAGGATGCTAAATAACACGGCAGAGAAGAGCCTTCATACCCAAGAAGCTGACACAACCAGTATATGTAGCCCACCAGACCGTTAGGCATCAAAAAGGAGGAGGTAATAAAAGAGTTGCAGCCcgcaaaatttgaatttgaacattTGATGCTTATTATTTTGTTCTACCCTACTTGATAGTTTAAACTCATTAAACGATTAGAAATTTGAGATCATGGCAAATGATCAGCAACTTCACCTTTTCTGTCTTAATTACATGTTGCTCAAGCCTCATCATCCTATCCCGCAAATCATGAACAACAGCCTCCAGCTCACAATCACCAGCCTTGCTACTTCTTGTGATATCGCCAAGATCACCAGTATCTGATGCAGGCTCAGAAGGCTGATTATCCATTTCAGTTGTCCAACTCCCATCACGTGCCATCTTACCCCGCTGGTTCTTCCCTCTACAGATATGAAATGCAAGGTAAATGCCAGATAATCTAGTCCTGATGTGGAAAAGGATATGCAGACCACTTGTTACCACTTTACCTGCCAGGTGATTTTTCGAATTGATAGTTCGAGTAAGAGTTCCCCTTGTAGGAGCCATTCATTACCACCGAAGGGACTGAATCTGTAGAGCATGTTGAGGAACTATCATCCATTGCATATGTGTTCCTTTTTTCAGTTGTTCCATTGGGCACAGATGACAAGCCACTAACTCCACTGCTACTGGCTTCAGTGGGAGGATGAACTTCTGAGGTGTCAGTATCCCAATTGACAGGACTTGCATCTCTGTCTTCTGAATCAGGCTGGAGCACTTCAGTAACACCATCCACTGAATCAGACATATCAGATACATCTTCCAGAACCTCAGGTTTTTCCACCATAGGCTTCACCTCCTCCACAACATACTCCTTTTTCTCATTACTAGTATTTGTCTCTTGGTGATTGTCTACCACGGCCACACTAGACCTATCATCTCTCCCTTTATCCTTCCCTTTGCGATTGTTTCGTTTTTGTTTAGCCTGTGATTTATAAGAAGCATCAGCattcaaacaaataaacaaacctTGAAAAAGGTAGGTTGGGGCTTCCTTTTGTTTAAGGGGTTTGGGGTAGGGACTAGTACTTGGAAGATTTTTTCCTCATAAAAGAAAATCTGGCCAAGGCAACATGCATTTTAGATGAGTCTgtcaaaataacttttgaaattaaagtttCAGAATCCCAATTACATCATGACAAACTAATTTCCTTCGACAATCTGACACTACCTGAATTCAATGAGTTAAGACTGTTAAAGCTAGATTCTTATGAAGAAAAACAAGCcacctgttttttcttcaatttcttttccttctcagTTGCTCCACGTTTAGCCTTCTGCTCACTTTCTGCAAGCCATGCTGCCTCTTCTTCACGAATTAGCTCTTCTTGCCTCTTCAAAGCAACAGCCTCCTGGTAGGAAACTTCAATTTTATGGCTACACGTGAAGGAGGCAAAAAAATTAGGCCATGCATGGATAACATCAAGCAATACTTGCCGTGCCACAAGGAATCAGAGAATTGCTAGGGCAAGATGAGCAATACTCATTATGCCAGCATATTGCATTGCTGTTTACAAATTggtatttaatttcttcatttatcAATATTTGCAATGAATTTAATACTTCACAATATGGAGCAGatgataacataaaataataaaagaacggctccgaggaaaaaaaaatgactacaaaaatattaagattttagCAAAGATGCTTGGACTTCTAATAGACCAAATGGTTGTCTAGATTAAAACAACAAGGACTTCTAAAAACAGTGGAAGACTCCAAATAATTGATCAGGTGAAAGAAAAGGTGCAAACAGCAGGAATATGGTTCTAGTGAGGTCTGGAACGGAAGAAATCTCAGAAGGATGAAGAACTAACgaccattttaaaaacaaaaacatatttaatcaaatatcagTATATTACTTAAAAATATGAGCGAGGACAAATATTTCCACCGTCCTACGACCCAATTCTGTTAGACGCCTTTCATCACGTTCAATGGAATCCTTGTTGCAGTCCTCTCCAGAACTTCCATCCTGAATACAAATGCAAAAGGTTGTGAGAGATCATTAGTCACAATCATGAAGCATAAAAGTTATAGATATTGACAACCATCAAGCAAGGAAAAACAGCCAGTATTTCAAGCTCTTCTGAATCTAATCCAGTGTGCATAATAAAATCAACTAGTATATGATATTACCACCACCCCATCACTCCCATCACCATCAACATACAGCCGCTACCATTATTTTTCCGCTGTAATGCCATCATCACCAATCTAAACCATTGTGGGTAGAAGATGTTGTATACCTTAATCTTTTATTCTTGTTCTGTACGTGTGCTattctagaaaacaaaatgtTACTGGAGAGATGCGAGCTGAACTAATTGCAGAAAACCATTTGCTGGAGTGTCCAGAGTAAAATTAGCAAGAACTGCATATTGTTTTCTAACCTATGGTTGAAGCTTAAACACAATAAGCTACACCCATTGCCACCAATAAAGATTCTCTAAGATACAAAGCACATGAAACAATTTGTGAAATTGCCAAAGTCACCATTCAAATGTTTGAGTGCTCCGAGGAGACCTTAAAAGCAATGGCAATATGGACCAGCactcatttaaaaacaaactactaaaattattaaactgcTTCAAAGTCCCACAGTAATTTTCATACCGACTACCTATAAGCATAACAGAATTCagaaaagattcaaactttagaGAATGGTATCCAGTATCCCAACCCACCTTTGTGCGGTTCTGAGGGCCCTTCTCGTCTTTTGGAGGCAATGGTTCAATGGCTGCCCTTTCGAGTAGCAGCAGCACATCATCCACCAACACAAACATATCTTTTTCAACACGGACAATTGGAGCTGGCATTTCTTCAGCATCCAATAACTTTGCTCTCCCCTTCTTGCTCTTAGATTGGCCTTCAAGAGCCTTCAATCCACTATACAGGGAATCCATTACCAATGTAGATGTGACTTCCTTCTCTATAAAGAAATGCTTGACAACTACTTTCAGAATTACATCTGTTTTCTCCCTAGACATGCGGCGCCGGGTGTTTTGATCCATTCCCAACCAAAAACCACAAAAGCTGCAAGGGTTGCAAACACAATGCTATCACCACGTTAAAACTATACTGACCAGAAATACAAGTAAAATACGCCATAATTGCCACCAAAGGATAGCACAGAAAGGAAAACTGTTAATGAAGGCCATAAATCAATAGTATGATGCAATCTCATAGGGCTACCAAAACACCACAGTTTTCATAATGTAGCATGTTGTGAAGTTAGGACTATTGACAACCATTCTATTCAAATGCATTAAGTAACATACATTTTCAAAGAGATACAATACCTTGACCACCTATTTTTGTCCTCTATTAACTTCCCAAGTTTGCCCCGTCTCTCTTCCACAAAACGCCGACAAATCTGCTCTACATTTGTCAAATATACCCTAACAAGTTCTCTCCTATACACGCAATCGAGGCAACGAAAAGGCTGATCTGCTTTCTCCCTGCAGATGAAAAGTAAAGTCTCAGAATGGATGATCAGAAATATGAGAAACACCTACAGCACAATCACTAATAgacatcaaatatatataaaccagtAACTTATCAGACACCTGATGACTTGCACTTGAGCCTTTATAATAAGAGTGTCAGCAGTATCTAAGAACCCATCTGACACTTTAGATaattccataaatttcttcCATCCCCAGTCATGCTCTTTCTTCCAGAACCGATGTAACGTATctgcaaatttttcttttagttaataataaatcaatgatTCCGTTACCAACTCCAGCCAATATTTAATCAACTAACcagaatattttgatttttttggatcTTTATTCACCACAGCAATCGTAAACTGTGCAAAATGACTCCAGCCTGgttcacaaataaaataaaattacacaactacaaccacaaagagaaaaaaacaaacaaaaaaagaccaGTAACTATAACCACAATTTCAAGTCAGTAGCATCAAACCTGGAAGAAGTTTATCGTGGTTGGCAACACAAAGAAATAATGAAAGATGATTGCAGACATCACAACCTTGGGGGTATATTAAAATGTACCTGTCACCATAAGCAAAAGGATTAAATCAATACTGACATGGAAACTTTCCACATTATGCTGATTTTCTGCACATCAGCAGCATCAATGCAACAAAACTTGAGAAAACCTACATAACTGGAATGTTCATCAAAATCCATGCTCCATAATGTGAAAGTTGGCCTCTTTAAAATGAGAAAGTGGTTTATAAATCAGGCAATatgataattttacttttttcttaattaaagtGCATGATGATTTATTTCACTTTTCCTTTatgaaaaggaaggaaaaaaaagattcaaaatatcACCAACTAGCTACACCAAACAGATGGTGACCCAATAAACTCCTTTTGTTCACTTCAAGAAAAAACTTATTGCAGAAGTGTGTATGAAAAACAATGCATTTACCTCTGGATAACAAGTCTTACCAGATAAATAACTTGGTTATGTGCAATAGAACACACAAGTCATCTCATGGACATCTCTCTACCATAAGCACAGGTTAAGAAAAATGATTATGCATGAGGGAGTTatataacaaatttaaataatgGCAGCAACTAAAAAGTGAATGTTTGTGTGCAGAAAAATATCCCTATGATGCAACTACATAATCAACTTTAATAAGATACATTACATGCACAAATATCATGTTGCGCCGCATATTTTAGACATGTAGAAGTGAGAATTAATGAACCCtatgaattgagaaaaaaatcacaattgtTTCCTCCTTTTTGGAACCCTGCTCTGATTGaggagataaagaaagaaagagaccaATGTTTGATCCCACAACTTAAGTATAATGGTTTCATGTTCCAATCGAGagcaaagtaaaatatttttggttcttGAAATGCACAAATTAAGAAAGCTAGCTTCCAAAATAAGCTTGtagacaaattaatttttttattcattgtgtGTGAGTTTATTCAAGCATtaagttagaaaaaataaatttatactcATAATGTGGGTATAAagaataaacttaaaaaaatacatatattgttgAAATATGTATATGCATGCAGATGATGtacataaaaaatgacaatggAGAATCAAACTGTTAGTTAGCTAAAAAAGGCGAGGAACATGTGAAAAAACAATATGCAAAGCCCCATACCATTTGTAGCCGCCAACTTCAAATGCATTACTTCTAAGTTCTCTTTTATTAATCTGTGAGAATTTCTCTATCTTCCATGTATATTTTCCATATAACTCAGAAGGTTTTGGCCCTATAATGGAACAAAATCAGTTAGCAAACAGTTGCCTGGATAACAGCTTATATGAGAGGGACAAGAAACAGAAGTAGCAATCATAATATCTAAGAGGAAGAGTTAGGCATGTACTCTGCAGAAGTGCGCACACTAATCTTAATTGGATAACATCTATTCAGTCAAGTTTCTTGCAACTAATGGTActgaattttgttaattttcagACTCCCGACTaagtaaaaaacagaagaagaagaaaccaatCTGTTCATTGTTGCACTAAATGCTACCACATCCAATTGCAATCATATATGTTAACAAAAGAAACCTAATGTTGCACCTCCTTCCACAAAGTGATTAACCATTGTGTCGTGACACAGAGGCAATTGATTGCTATATGaagaactcaaaaaaataagtaagaaGTCGGTGAATGTgactaaaaattcattttagtcAAAAAAGTCTTACTGGAGGAACAATTGTGTCGTGACacagagggagggagagacGGGATTTCATGATTTTGGATACGAGATTCTTcatgaaattctttttattttttatcatgttggTTTCAAGCTAGTTTTTGCAAGGTAGAAGGCTACAATAGTTCAGTGTGGTAGGTAGAGTTCAACCACCAATCGTAGGAGAATAGAGACGGTGCATTATTCCTTATATTCCCAACAGCTTTTACACTCTAACTTCCAAACTCAGAGAAACAGAGAGCTACCAAGAGCATTATTGcgctaactaaaaaaaaatatataccaacCAAAACTGAAAACCAAAGAAGAATAGGAGAAAATACAGATACAATAAATCATATGGAGAACCAATGCATACCtccatcatcgtcatcatcagTGTCCCAATAAGGTGGTGAAGTTGATGGGGTTCCATTTTCTACCTGCTCAGAGGATCGCCATTCCGCCAACGCTTCACCTGACTGGCAACGCTGTCCACTTGAAATCCCCTCCGTAGACCTTCCAACTCCAGCTTCCTCACTCACAATCCCAGCCATTTCCCACTCCAAAACTCCTCCCCGATAATCCTTCAACTCCCCTCACTGCATACAAGAAAACcaataagaaaaaacagaaatgtAACCCCCAAACAGAAAATTTTTTGGCCAACAATAGACACACCAGTTAAGTCTTCATAACTACAAACATTAAAAGGACTACTCATAGTAGTTATAGATACGAACAAAAATCACCCAAAATATGTACAAAAGATATTGCAAAACGTATAGATTTTGAGAAAGGATAAACATACTAAGGTTGTTGACAACTCTTAAGAaacttacaattaaaaaaaatgaaaattaaattcagaaTCAATTGGGGCCTCATGAAATACAAACCTACACTCATTCGATATTTGTCAAGCTAAATATTTACAATTCCCAAACACCACCACTGAAAGATTATttagcttattttttaatttccaacaataagaaaaacatcaataaacacATTCATAACAacagagtatttttttttttcttcttcttcttcttttctaatCAAATTCCATCGTCGATTGTATTGGAAATCAACCAAAACCCAATATTTATAATCTTCGAACTCAAAAACCCGTCATCAAGAAATTACAATCAGCGATAAACCCTAGTCTCTTTCGGCCAAAAATCAATCAACTGCAGCTCAATAACAATCGAaatgattatgaaaaaaaatcaaaacccaggTTAATAAAAGTAAAAGTATCTCAGAAAAACCAATTGCATGAAGCACACGCAAATTAAGAGAATTTAGAATCTGAGGCcggaaaataaagatcaaattcaaGATTCCCAAATACACCCCGATCAAAAAAAGAAGGTGAAAACCCGATTGAATATGGAGAATTGAAAACGACACCGTATAGATCGATGTCGATACAAACCTGAGCTTTGACAAATGGGGTTATAGGCAAAGCTATATGAGATTCTAGAGATAgagatagaaagagagagagagagagagagagagagagaggttcaAAGGAGCagcaaaagaaagaaggaagaaacCAAAGGCGGAGCccgtaaaaaaacaattgtaattttttttatgcaactaATACtgctattattactattaatttttattttatttttattttttataagtaatttgtttttttttttcttcttattcgtGTAGACTATATACTGTAGTGTGAGCTGTGAGGAGGTTTTTGGGTTTTGGATTTCGCCCTAGCgctttctctcctcttttatctctcttgaaaaaataaaaaataaaaagagtagtCAAAttggataaatataaaaaagaaagtaaagaaattaaaagaaagaagaagagggtgGTGTTTATGGGCAGAAGAAGTCTGTGGATGGTAGAGCATAGCAAGAGGAGGTAGTTGtattttggttttcaaaaaaattattgttgtcaaataattgatttttatgttaaattattttttataataaaaaaaattaaaattaaatatttttttaccataaaaaaaccttaaaaagatATCTGAACttacaaagattttttattttagaccgACTTAAATCTTGGAATGGTTTTCCATGTGTTTGGAGGTTATAAACTGATTTACCAACATTTCTATTGTATACCCctaataaaaaatggaatagTAACTTGTAATAGTAAGAAATATGTAACAAAACCCAAATTGTGTATTAAATGGAATGTGGAGGTATagaaattaaatggaaaagttgtctaaataaaaataatgaaatgaacATGAAAACCAATGAAAGAAATAGCATCGgtcaaataaaatacaagagataatacaaaaaataaataacaagagtATTGTAGTAGTTTACaagtgtgttaaaaaaaaaaactaaagcttCTAAAATTAGCTTATATGGCTGAGTGGAATATATTGTAAAAACTAGAGAGTTCTTggtttttgagaaattttaagagaaaaatgatgagattcaaaAGTTTAGAGTCATCTAAAGCTAagatggaaagaaaaattaagagatttaAGAGATTAGAGATAGAGCAAGGTGAAAAAGGTAAGTAAATAGGGAGAGAAAAATCAACAGAATAAGAAGGAGAAGGAAGGCTTAGAAAAAGCTTGAAGTTTTCATTGTCTAGGTTTAATCAAAAGGTAAAAAGCTTCCCTTCCTTGTTTTATTGAAGTTTTAAGCTGATTTAAGTAATGGGATAGTGTGGGTAATGGTGATTTAAGGGTTTAATGGAAGATGGAAATGAAATAAGggttttcttaaattaattgtGTGGTATTAAGTTAAATTGACAATTAAGACACCGTTTGAgcatttctaaaaaattcaaaaaaaaaattgttaaaatttaatatgatttatattttttgaatcgttttgatgtgctgatgtcaaaaaataatttttaaaaaaataaaaaaaaaatattagcatgcattttgacacgaaaagttatttaaaaagtaactgttaccacactgccaaacatactCTAATAAGTgtattgatgaagaaaaaattcaaatggaaAATTCTAGGAAATGCcttatatattttgatcaatCTACCTTAAATGGGTTGGATGTATATTAATTTGTTATGTTGAATTTTCTATGAATTATGATGCTTTAGAAGAATTTTAATAGGTAAAATGAATGGAATAGGTAACTGTCATGTAAAATTGCTAGAGATAATAAATGAGTAATAATTAGTTTTAGTAAATTTAGCCAAGAAAGAATTTGAAAGAATTCTATTGACATcagattttcttattttcttgacTAAAAGTTaagattattgaattaatacAAATTGATTTCTAGAGTAAAAAGTTGTTTAGGGGCACTAGAAATATATTGGGTAGGAATAGAAATATATTGGGTAGGAAGGAAAATTCATGGAATTAGTAAGATAGAAACTCATGGAATTAATAGGTATATTTCAGCTAAGTGGTGTGGTGTGAGGGTTGATATGCCTTGACTTATCTAGtcaaaattattatgaattacaataaattattatgtttaaaatcaatatgtgataggcattaaaagaaaaatttatggaAAGAACTTGTATTGGCTTTACTAAGAATCCTTACAAgtgaattaataaaatatatatatatatatatataaaaggaagagTAGGATTTGATGGAAATAAGTTATACTAGGTATGCTAAAATATTAAAGCTTGAGGTTGGACgaggaaacaaagaaaagtacaGGAAACCAAATCTCACATGGTTTTGgcttcaaataataaaaaaaaaaaaaaaaaaactagcaaatCATACATGAAAGTGTGAtttgtttaaaatgaaatatcaaATGAATAATGATTGAGTTATTGATATGGTGCATGATGGGTTGACTATGACATGGAAAACTAAAAAGATTTAtgtttctttgaaaatcaagagagatAGCAGCCATATGATTTTGCATTATTGGCGTACGCACTATTAAAAGGCCAAATAGGTGACTTTAAACCCTACATTTgaagatttaatttatattcatgtAGTTCTTTCTCTGAAATTCATTCTTGTAATTGTGATGTGGAGTAATGGAGGAAAATAAAGGAAATTGTGGATTgggaaatggaaatggaaatggaattaaaaaaaaaaaattgactccaAATGCTGAGGTGATAAGATTTGAGAAATGTTAGCTTACCATTGAGATGGAGAATGATGATTGTCATAACTCATTTCTAGGTTATTctctaaatttactttttttcttccaaaataaatataaaaataaaataaaaactggcGACGCGGAGAAAGCAGGCCGAAAAAGATCTTAAACATATGAGAAAATCAAACTGTAATTTTAGAcaaaattcaaggcctaattgtacctcaTATgcccaaaaatagagaaacaatatagattcaaggtcaaattaaatgattatttgatgaatctgcataaaaattaagtccagggacataattaaattttaataggtcaatttgatttaatcataggccaaattaaatttaattaatttgggtccaattaaagaatttaattaagtacaaggacttaattaaagaatttaattaagtaACTCTTaaatggtcaaattaattttattaggagcTTAATTGGTGacaaattaagtttggaagcccAATTTtagcttaattgagaatattagaattttagaagactaaatttaatttttaccaagttaattgactGAAATTAGGAGTAAAAtcgcaagaaaatcaaagttttgaattcaattaggggttaaattgaagaaattcgtAGCCAATGATCAATCTGCAAAAGACATCAAACTATAAGGACCTAATTAATTGAAatcaggggtgaaattgaaagtttaatggtcaattgaatgtcaaattgcataaattcaaaacaaggaACCAAAGAGAAAAAGGCATGTAAATCCGAGGTTGAATTAAAGTTTTTCAATGGACGTAATTacataaaatcaaaagtttgaagccAATCTGGAATGTAAATAACGCATTAAAAGTTGAACACAttcaaaatacctttaaaattttaaattcttcggagatgacattgaaaatactaaaaacgatgcaaatatatcaaaaatgcatttttgggggttttcattgtttttttgcaatttctggttttttctgaaaataaaatcaGGTAGCAACATGTATCATGCAAGATTGATGTTTGCTTTCCAAAGCAATGATACATGAAACACATTATGTATCATGGCTAAATGTGCATGCAACACTAATCGATAAGAAACTAGCCCAGTCTTCCCAATAACCTCAAATGACCCGATATATGCGGGTGTTAATTTACCTCTCATTCCAAATTGAATCATGTTCTTCCAATATGCAACATTTAAAAATACCTAACCCCAACTTTTTTGTCGATTATTGTCTTGGGCTTTCTTCATCCCTTCCCCGATTACTTATGCTTCTAACATGACTCCAGCAAATAAGAACTCAACAAAGTTCTAAGCTCAGCAAAACTTGAGTGAATGTTAAACCTAGTTAGGTTTCAACAAGAAATAGTCCAGCAAGACTTCGGCAAACAAGAACCCTATAAGATTTTGAACCTAGCAAAGCTCAAGTTGATTTCAAACCTAACAAggtttagcaaaaaaaaaaaaagtacaacaaGACTGTAGTGAAAAGGAACTTAGTTGtcatatgatgattttttttttaaaaaaaaggaaacgaaCAAGGTTTCTGGTGTCCTATTGgttaataagaaaatatcttatttataaaGTCACtacttaatattatatttactaAAAACTCTAaccaatttttaaatattttgtggCAAATAACTGGCTACACTATAGGAAAGATACAATCACCTATAAAGTGTCCTACCTTAAATAGATTGCATTGCTCATTTTATCTTAATCCTATTTTAAATAAGTTGCATTGCTCGTTTTATATTAACTTGCTAGGGGAAGAACTGGCTACACTATAGAAAAGATACAATCACCTATACAGTGTCCTACCTTAAATAGACTGCATTGCTCGTTTTTATCTTAA from Populus alba chromosome 8, ASM523922v2, whole genome shotgun sequence encodes the following:
- the LOC118056960 gene encoding TNF receptor-associated factor homolog 1a, which translates into the protein MAGIVSEEAGVGRSTEGISSGQRCQSGEALAEWRSSEQVENGTPSTSPPYWDTDDDDDGGPKPSELYGKYTWKIEKFSQINKRELRSNAFEVGGYKWYILIYPQGCDVCNHLSLFLCVANHDKLLPGWSHFAQFTIAVVNKDPKKSKYSDTLHRFWKKEHDWGWKKFMELSKVSDGFLDTADTLIIKAQVQVIREKADQPFRCLDCVYRRELVRVYLTNVEQICRRFVEERRGKLGKLIEDKNRWSSFCGFWLGMDQNTRRRMSREKTDVILKVVVKHFFIEKEVTSTLVMDSLYSGLKALEGQSKSKKGRAKLLDAEEMPAPIVRVEKDMFVLVDDVLLLLERAAIEPLPPKDEKGPQNRTKDGSSGEDCNKDSIERDERRLTELGRRTVEIFVLAHIFNHKIEVSYQEAVALKRQEELIREEEAAWLAESEQKAKRGATEKEKKLKKKQAKQKRNNRKGKDKGRDDRSSVAVVDNHQETNTSNEKKEYVVEEVKPMVEKPEVLEDVSDMSDSVDGVTEVLQPDSEDRDASPVNWDTDTSEVHPPTEASSSGVSGLSSVPNGTTEKRNTYAMDDSSSTCSTDSVPSVVMNGSYKGNSYSNYQFEKSPGRGKNQRGKMARDGSWTTEMDNQPSEPASDTGDLGDITRSSKAGDCELEAVVHDLRDRMMRLEQHVIKTEKEDKVVSMQKQMSDKDLVDVERPKEKTAAVPSSPRSPQRSPKNVPSTVPLKLESKGSATMDLGLVKKASSNCSQQADKAAPSITSPKNAAIPKPETQNASTVKQSDKPTPQQLPAMSRPSSAPLVPGPRPTAAPVSLVQTTPLLARSVSAAGWLGPDPSSATRSYVPQSYRNAIIGNAVGSSSSGFSLTNSPSTGVNPSAHVQPSTLVSAPMFLPPLNSDRVDPNSLQSGFPFGMVTQDVLQNGRQWMESSQMDASRSMSSDPSSLVNGIQTIDLYNPICSRSQEHYSSEFPACTSGCQTPGGVTDEFPHLDIINDLLNDEHAVGKASEASRVFHSNGPHLLNRQFSFLSDMGISSDLGSSTSSSCRFERTRSYHDGGFQRSYSSSGSHFDTPREFIPQASPLPYANGHIDGLIPNQWQISGSDISLMSMRNAGGDSYPYFNPEYSNMASGVNGYTVFRPSNGH